GCGTTGGCGGCCACGATGCGCGGCACACAGTCGGCCGGCACGGCTTCGTAGAAGAGCAGCCCCTTGTTCGGTGGAAACGATGCGGCGGCAATCCTCACAACCACTGCGGGCCCGCAAAACTGCGTCAGCGGGACCTCGTCCAGATTACGGCCGCCTTCGTGCATGTGAACAGGCGCATCAACGTGTGTGCCGCTGTGGGTGCTCATCCGCAGCTCCCGCACCTCCCATCCGTCTTTCTCCCGGGTGCACACCTTCGTGACGCGCACTGGAGGGTCGCCGTCGTAGACCGGCATTCCATCGTACAGTGGGAGAGTGAGGTCAACGAGGCGCATAGCTGACTCGGGCGTTGATTCGCTTCCAAGACGTCGGAGACAAACTAGCAAAAACCAGAAGACCGAaaagggaggcagagaaggggcgagaggaacagagagagagagagggagagccaATGGCAGCACTTCACTTACCCATCATTGGTTGCAAGGCAGCCGGTATCCGGTTTACGCTCTACAGGCACGACTACTCGCAAGCACCTGCAACACGGAAAAAAAATTATCCTGAAGGGTTTCATCCTCGAATCGGTCCCTTCTTCGTTCTCTGATGAgttcctccgccttctctcccctttgccCATCCTCGTGCGTATCCACATCTatcccacacacacccgacGACTCTCACGCTAAACTTTGTGTCACACGTCGCAAGTACGGTGCGAGGAGAGATGAGGTGCAGCCATCTACGCTTCTACGACGCATTCACTGCAGCTTTCCCCCTGTGCGCAAAACTCACTAAACCCCGAGACGATATACCCCACCCAGCCTGCGATGCAGTCCCTCTCAACCTCATCAAGCACATTGCTAAGAGAGTCGCAGTCCAACAAGCGATCCATTACCTTGGCTTCAACTCTGGAGCTCTCCATCATCTTCTCGTGTTGGAAAAGCGCGGACTCACGCTGCGATGCGGAGCCCTTGCCAGAGCCCAGA
The DNA window shown above is from Leishmania panamensis strain MHOM/PA/94/PSC-1 chromosome 31 sequence and carries:
- a CDS encoding hypothetical protein (TriTrypDB/GeneDB-style sysID: LpmP.31.2930), translated to MRLVDLTLPLYDGMPVYDGDPPVRVTKVCTREKDGWEVRELRMSTHSGTHVDAPVHMHEGGRNLDEVPLTQFCGPAVVVRIAAASFPPNKGLLFYEAVPADCVPRIVAANALFVGGPLEEEAERLLLSRGIITYTELVNVEELIGESFTFYGLPLRIRGGDGSPVRAVAVIDDK